atctgacacaaatccatgtttttttacttGCAGTCGAGTTTGCGTGGACTTCATTCtaaccctctcctctctttttcaAGTTGCACATAGTCCACATTAAAGAGCCGTATGGTTCTCTGGCAGAGGCAGAACATGACATGGCAGGAATTGCTCTGCTCGCCTTCCTGTTTGAGGTACTCTTCATTcttaataacttaataacaaaaatacacttGTGTACTAACACTTACGGCGTCCTCACAGGAAACAACAGATGACCATCCTCACCTGGACACAATAATCGGCGCTTTGGGCCGAGTGCAAAACAACGGTATGTGGAAATCATGACATAATTAACTTTTATTTGACATAATAAAGAACAGAACAGTTTGACACTTCACACTTCTTTGTGTGTTAAGGCAGCAGCTCAGTGATCCCAAACTTCAGACTCAGCGACATTATCCCACCTTCCAAGGACCTTCACATGTACTATCGCTACGTGGGCTCCATGACGACGCCAGGATGTGAGCAGGCCGTGGCCTGGACGGTGTTTCACAGGACGCTGTCCATCAGCAGTCGACAGGTGAGCGAGTATGAGCAGCCCCAGTGTTTAAAGCTGCATTGCGTAACTGTTGGTGCTTTTTGTTCTTGTCGGGGTTGTTATTCTGCCTTACAGGAAggatgtaacattatttctgtcaagcaatactatcagacccgaccgaaggagcatttgtgtgtatacaaccTGAGGGCATGAAGCTTTTATCCCATTAGACAGCTGAATAACTGCCTGTTTTGAGCAGGAGAATTCACTTTTCctgggcacttctttgtgttttcagtcagactccaacctgtttgcaggcGTCTCAGTTTACGAGCTCGGCTCTGTccgtcttgacataaaacaaatggcatcttgtgtgcagcatgggaatatTGCCGGGTAACGTGAGAtccaaacactgctatactgagaaacacaaagacagtcATGTGATGGATCAGTTTTGtaatttagttttaaattgctgtgaaaaaaaaaatgaacgttagattttaagaaatacttatatggaataaaacaaagcatttcaatgatttgttcttttttcttttttctgaccTCGTATAGCAGAtcgcatatactgtacatagcaatattgtgacattttaggTCTAATTATCCagtgttttcagtatttttcaatatttgcaCTCAATGTTaatctgttcattttaattcataaaagCACTTTGCAGAGATGATGAAACTTTCAAATATATGACATGGAGCTCAGCTGTAATAACGTCACATTTGTTTATAATgtaaagttatgcactacagctttcattacatacagtactgtgtaaaAACTTGGTAAGTGATTgcacaaaaaccacacactgaaTTTGTTTGAcctctctgctcctcactgTCTCTCCCCTCCTCACCAGCTGGACACAGTGGTGAAGCAGTGTAAATTCTGGACGGGCCAGCCCATGATCGACATCTTCAGACCAACACAGCCTCTGGACGGCAGAGTTGTCTACCGCTCCAAAGCTGCTGCGGTTCTGACGAGTGCGATGCACTTGTGGTTTGGCGTTTTCTCAGTTGTGCTagtaaatgtataaaatgcCTGTGTGCTAGTGAAACAACTGTTAACTCGTTTTGTTCTTCCGTCAGAATGACTACTACTGAATACCAACACTAGTGAATTAATTACAACTGTTGTGACAGTGAGAGAAATATTGTGTGAAGTGAACGTTACTTGTTATGTTCCATCATTTTTCACTTTCTAGAATCATTTagaaaaaacttttatttacacttaGTGATCACTTATATGATAGATTTGTTTGCCAGATTAGCAGGGATTTAGACACTAAACGGACTTCTCCTCCAGCAACATCATcacatttgtgcttttaaagtgaaatattgacttttactttgaaacttcTTTGTTTTGCAGTCAGATTTGAATTTGACAGCCATAACAAACTGCCAtaactttttcttctttaaatgtagttttcttCAACTAATCAAATATACCGACCCTGTAGTGATAATTTTTCCGGTGTTCCGGTATGAGATTTTAAGGTGAATAAATCTTTTCCTCCTTATTTTGCATCAATCTATTTTATATTCTTACTCTCATCCAATGTTTTATAAGGCTTAAGTGTGATgactaaaaatataaaataaggatgtttatttctttcttagAGTCATAGACATTAAGGGAACACCCTTTATTCTTTTTGATTTCCAGTCAGTGTGATTAGAATGTGCTCAGATAATCATGCATGCATTTAAAGGAGCTgtgtgtaagaaatgtattgtattaagtcataaaacTACCATGATATAAATGTCCAATTAACTGGCTCCTTTGAAAACGATGCTACAGACAGTTAATCCACAGTTCAGATTTTAATTTAGAGCCTGTTTATGTTGTGGTATATGTATAATTCCTCCAAGATCTGGCTTTTGGTTCATACTGGATTGGATTATCAATCTAACTGGCAAGCGCAGGTCTTTATTAAACTCTAGTTGCATACCTTACATACAGTCCCTTTAAATAACACGTGTTTGTGAGGGACAACGCGGGGAAATGTGATAGATATTAAATGACATCACCACTCATTAGGCTGGAAAAACACAAGTGGTCTttattgtttgcttttgtgtcCCCTATTTTACATCAGTCTGGTCTTGATTTCATTGTTTGCGTGTGACCGTGTGAAACATGGGAGGGTGTTGAGTCAATTCATGGGAAATCAAGTCACTTCAATCTGACCCCAAAGAACAGGCTCCTTCATAACTGATGAGATTGAGATtctacaccctggacaggttatTTTGACCTTAAATTTGACCGTtcattaagataagataatactTTATTGTCCGTTTACATTTTCCATTCTGACAATCgcagacagaagacagacatACGACAAAGTCAGAGCCAAAAATTCTGCTATAAGTCTGTAACGTGCATTCAAATtctaaatataaaatagaaGTCCCTAAAAATCACTGAATGTGGTTCAGGCGTGTGATTGAGTAAGGAAGGAGATGAAATGTGGCAGTAAACCTGATTCTTCATTTTTGGGCCAAGGTCAATGTGTCTGTTTCTTAAGCCACTTCCTCAGGTGCTCCACCTGTGCAGCGATGCTACTCTTGGCTGTGCCTCCAGGGGCGCTGTACTGCTCCACGCTGCTCCTGTAGTCCCACACTGACGACACGTCACTGCCAAACAGCGGGCTGCGGAACACGAGAGGCACAGGGAACAAGCACGGGGAGGTGATTATGGTACaagagagacatttttatttgaatagatgtttgtgtccatggttctcaaactgataatggtgttactttgagagctcgacatttcctcaggtggtacttggtattaAACgcttgagaaccactggtttatTTGTTAATGAAGAGAGAGACAATCACCTCAGGGCACTCAGGTCTTCCACGGTGAGATGATTCAGTGTCACGTTTTTGGATTCAGCCATAAACACAGCTTTACCGGAGACACCGTGGGCTTCTCTGAAAGGCATCTACAACAAAGAATAACACAAATTGTACACTCTAAATTCACtgtaggagtgagagtgaatggttgtttgtgtctatgtggcCGTGGGTTGGACTTCcaacctgtccagtgtgtaacccACCTTTCattctatgtcagctgggattggcatagatgaatgaatgaatgtaacaCTGAGTAATGAGTACGAAATAATTAAAACCCAGCGATTGCTGACTAGTATTTTAGCTTGAAGCGCCCACCCTGACCATAAACCATGTGATGGTAACACTGATTTATATAATGATCTATAATGAGTTAAATGCAAATTTGACACCACAGCTTTCATCTACTCACCCCTTTCCTGACGAGGTAGTAGGCCAGATCAGTCGCCAACATGTCAGGACTGAGAGCCGCTTCCATCACACTCTGGTTGATCTGAAACACAAAGCattgtcattttgtcttttgAAAATCTCAAAAAGTCCTCAGCGTTATTTATTCCCGCCCCAGATATACAAAGAATATACATATACGTTAATGTAACACCATAACACGGTCCTCCTAAAACAAGCACGTGAatttctgtcttcctgtctgcGCTTAATCTGTCGTGTCTCTCGTTGATTCCCTGATTGTCTGCACCTGGTGTTAATTAGTTCATGCTCCTTTAAACACGCCCTCCTCCCTTTGTGTTGTGCCTGTGCGTCATGTGTGTTTCCTTGTTGGAGTTCCACGTCCGCTTCATCTTGTTCCCTGCCTGGCTCACGCTTGTCTGAGCCTGTTTTGGATTTATTGCCTGACCAAGAAAACTCCTCTGTTTTGACCTGAGATCTCTGCCTCTGCTTCGTGCTTTTGGGTCCACACTGTGTTTGAGTGCGTTACGGCCTTGACAGAGTAAAGTgatgtgtgtggactgtgtcgtctttaaaatgtctttatctGGGGAATAAAAAACAGTAAGCAAACCGCAAAATGTTCACAATTAACGGGGAACCTCTGACCTGCAGAGTTGACATGACCCCGGACGTCACTTGCAGCACAGCATGAACCGTGTCGAAGCAGTCAAACATGGCCTCTTTATCttcctgtagagggcagcaaaCGCATGGACGGTGTGACAGAAAAAGAGGGTTCAAGAGCGCAGGGAATTTTTGTGGATGTGAAGTGAGGGCACAGAAACGCTGATACCTGCAGGTCTTTGTTGTAGGTGCTGGGCAGGCCCTTCATTGTCATCATGAAACCTGAACACTGgaaaacagacagatgtttgaaTGTGATTCTAAAgatgaaaatggtctatttcTGAAAGGTAATTAATCACTTTGCTGCTTTTTTGATGTTGAGAGACTTCAATGAATTCTAGTATTGATAggcaaatatttaaaattatatactatattaatatttttgtttgtccgttacgatatcacaaactccataCTAAatgctaaaatgcttttgctgatttgtatttacatttttacagtgcatagtgaagcatgtgatatctGACCGATAACAATACTTATTCCCATCCTGAATTTTTCCTACcgcatttatttgtttattgtttaaatgataatttttcagctttttagtATCCCAACATATTGTATCGTCATCCCTGTATCAGGCCAATTCACTGCCCTATTTACTTTTCGGCACAAAAAGAATAACCTTTTTTTACGtcaataaaagagaaacatgaTTTTCACTTTAGCTGCACTAACTGCCCTAGGGTGAAGTCTCAAAACATATTACATTTCATGACATCCTTTTAAGGGAAAAGAGAACAGTAGTCTATGTTTTACTCTTACTCGGCCAAAGACGCGACCTGCTTTGCTCCTGATGAGCTCCAGACTGTCAGCATTCTTCTTCTGGGGCATCAGACTGCTGCctgtgctacacacacacacacacacgcacgggtagaattattttaattgcattAATTGGTTAGGAATATTAGGCTCTGCAGCTttgcaaatacaacaaaatgagCGACTTAACTGTGATTTACAGAATAAAACGCAGGCTGACCTGTAGGCGTCGGACAGTGTGATGAAGGAAAACTCCTTTGTGCTGTACAGCAGCAGATCCTCAGCCATTTTACTGaggtgagtc
This genomic stretch from Solea senegalensis isolate Sse05_10M linkage group LG13, IFAPA_SoseM_1, whole genome shotgun sequence harbors:
- the ca4c gene encoding carbonic anhydrase IV c — protein: MGFCLYLLTLLSLFSQSTAQWCYQSQYSCDDTCRDPRHWAAQFPSCGGLRQSPINIVTSKVHVNSALPPFDFIGHTNVHNITVENKGHSAHFVLPQSVRLTGGALPGHYRAAQFHFHWGGNGRPGSEHTIDGERFPMELHIVHIKEPYGSLAEAEHDMAGIALLAFLFEETTDDHPHLDTIIGALGRVQNNGSSSVIPNFRLSDIIPPSKDLHMYYRYVGSMTTPGCEQAVAWTVFHRTLSISSRQLDTVVKQCKFWTGQPMIDIFRPTQPLDGRVVYRSKAAAVLTSAMHLWFGVFSVVLVNV